The proteins below are encoded in one region of Gammaproteobacteria bacterium:
- a CDS encoding CysB family HTH-type transcriptional regulator has protein sequence MKLKQLQYISTVAKCDFNISQAADKLHTTQPGVSTQIRLLEEELGSLIFVRHGKRIIELTPAGHEVLRLAEEALLKVDAIREVSEDLKHEDRGTLTIATTHTQARYALPSTIAAFVKEFPKVQLRIRQSNPTEIANMVVRGEADIGIATESLGEHDELLVLPVYRWNRCVVAPLNHPILAEKNLTLQKISEYPIVTYDFAFAGRTAMNKAFSIRRLKPNVVLSAVDGDVIKHYVELGLGIGILGNMAYDPRTDTGLRSVDVSDLFDDSISKLGVRKGRYLRQYVYRFMELFGPHLVRRVIEPAIMGGKLEENTFDLDKLPTLTKPNTPLSQ, from the coding sequence ATGAAATTAAAACAGCTGCAATACATCAGCACCGTCGCCAAATGTGATTTCAACATCTCTCAGGCCGCCGACAAGCTGCATACCACCCAGCCCGGCGTCAGCACCCAAATCCGGCTGCTGGAGGAGGAGCTGGGCAGCCTGATTTTCGTCCGTCACGGCAAGCGCATCATTGAGCTAACCCCTGCCGGCCACGAGGTGCTGCGCCTGGCCGAGGAAGCCCTGCTGAAAGTCGACGCCATCCGCGAGGTCAGTGAGGATCTGAAACACGAGGATCGCGGCACCCTGACCATCGCCACCACCCATACCCAGGCCCGCTACGCCCTGCCCAGCACCATTGCGGCGTTCGTCAAGGAATTCCCCAAGGTACAGCTGCGCATCCGCCAGAGTAATCCCACCGAGATTGCCAACATGGTGGTCAGGGGCGAAGCCGACATCGGCATTGCCACCGAATCCCTGGGCGAACACGACGAACTGCTGGTACTGCCGGTGTACCGCTGGAACCGCTGCGTCGTCGCCCCGCTAAACCATCCCATCCTGGCGGAGAAAAACCTGACGCTGCAAAAAATCAGCGAATACCCGATTGTCACCTACGACTTCGCCTTCGCTGGCCGAACCGCGATGAACAAGGCATTTTCCATCCGTCGCCTCAAACCCAATGTGGTGCTGTCAGCGGTGGACGGTGACGTCATCAAGCACTACGTGGAATTGGGACTGGGCATAGGCATTCTCGGCAACATGGCCTACGACCCGCGCACCGATACCGGGTTGCGCTCGGTGGACGTCAGCGACTTGTTTGACGACAGTATTTCCAAACTGGGGGTGCGTAAAGGCCGCTATCTGCGCCAGTACGTCTATCGGTTCATGGAGTTGTTCGGCCCGCACCTGGTGCGCCGGGTAATTGAGCCGGCGATCATGGGCGGCAAGCTGGAAGAAAACACCTTTGATCTGGACAAGCTGCCCACGCTGACCAAGCCGAACACACCACTAAGTCAGTAA
- a CDS encoding lysophospholipid acyltransferase family protein: MKKSSFARRLRHALREPLVKILFWLLCRLPLSLNRLLGSGLGRLVYRFSAHGRHLAEVNVRLCLPELSAVQQQTLLRDSFVEAGKTLSELGPMWGWPLERLLPLVREVEGKETLDAAIAQGKGAIVLAPHLGSWELLGHYIAHHYPMTNMYRPPQIKALEPMMLAGRQRAGMKIVPTDLQGIRALLKALRDGGIIGMLPDQDPGPGNGRLAPLFGVPANTMTLLSKIAGKSGSPVFTCYAERLPGATGYRVVIRPAHEDIYSTDEDVALAALNREVEQAIRALPTQYQWAYHRFRVRPEGEASIY, translated from the coding sequence ATGAAAAAGTCTTCTTTTGCGCGTCGTTTGCGCCACGCCCTGCGTGAGCCGCTGGTGAAAATTCTGTTTTGGCTGCTGTGCCGTTTGCCGCTGTCGCTCAATCGACTGCTGGGAAGCGGACTGGGGCGTCTGGTGTATCGTTTTTCTGCCCATGGCCGGCATCTGGCCGAAGTCAATGTTCGGCTGTGTCTGCCTGAGTTGTCCGCAGTTCAGCAACAAACACTGCTGCGCGACAGTTTTGTCGAAGCGGGCAAGACGCTGTCCGAGCTGGGGCCGATGTGGGGCTGGCCGCTGGAGAGATTGCTGCCACTGGTGCGTGAAGTCGAAGGCAAGGAAACGCTGGACGCGGCCATTGCCCAGGGTAAAGGCGCGATCGTGCTGGCACCGCATCTGGGATCGTGGGAATTGCTGGGGCACTACATTGCTCACCACTATCCGATGACCAACATGTACCGTCCGCCGCAAATCAAGGCGCTGGAGCCAATGATGCTGGCCGGGCGGCAGCGCGCCGGAATGAAAATTGTGCCCACCGACCTGCAGGGGATTCGCGCCTTGCTCAAGGCGCTGCGCGATGGTGGCATTATCGGCATGTTGCCGGACCAGGACCCCGGTCCCGGCAATGGTCGGCTTGCGCCGTTGTTTGGTGTGCCGGCCAATACCATGACCTTGTTGTCGAAGATCGCCGGCAAGAGTGGCTCGCCGGTGTTCACCTGCTACGCCGAGCGCTTGCCCGGGGCGACGGGTTACAGGGTGGTGATTCGTCCGGCGCATGAGGACATCTACAGCACCGACGAGGACGTGGCGTTAGCTGCGCTCAATCGCGAGGTGGAGCAGGCCATCCGCGCCCTGCCTACGCAATACCAGTGGGCTTATCACCGATTTCGCGTCAGGCCGGAAGGCGAGGCGAGCATTTACTGA
- a CDS encoding rhodanese-like domain-containing protein: MSDKVIELAPTEAFNILKKNPNAVLIDIRSSQEFLFVGHPKGAVSVPWIDEPDWIVDPHFTANVRRVMLGGTNDEGEANPPMCILICRSGRRSHEAGERLLSSGLRNIYHISGGFEGPLNDDHQRSRIAGWRFEGLPWEQC, encoded by the coding sequence ATGAGCGACAAAGTCATTGAACTGGCCCCAACCGAGGCCTTCAACATCCTGAAAAAAAACCCCAATGCGGTACTGATCGACATCCGCTCCTCGCAGGAGTTTCTGTTCGTCGGCCACCCCAAAGGCGCAGTCAGCGTACCCTGGATAGACGAGCCCGACTGGATTGTTGACCCTCACTTCACCGCCAATGTACGTCGCGTGATGCTGGGCGGCACCAACGACGAAGGCGAAGCCAATCCGCCGATGTGCATCCTGATCTGCCGCAGCGGCCGCCGCTCCCACGAAGCCGGCGAACGCCTGCTCAGCAGCGGCCTGCGCAACATCTACCACATCTCCGGCGGCTTTGAAGGCCCGCTGAACGACGATCACCAGCGTTCACGCATCGCCGGCTGGCGATTTGAGGGCCTACCCTGGGAACAGTGCTAG
- the metH gene encoding methionine synthase — MSQLEKALKQRILVLDGAMGTMVQRYKLTEADYRGSRFADWPQDLKGNNDLLLLTKPEVIKEIHCDYLAAGADIIETNTFGANATTLHAYGLASLNYELNVAGARLAREACDAYTTPDKPRFVAGVLGPTDKTATISPDVNDPAARNVTFDQLVADYSEATRGLMDGGADTILIETIFDTLNAKAAIFAVKAVFAERGTSLPIMISGTITDASGRTLTGQVTEAFYNSLAHAEPISIGLNCALGAEELRQYVAEMSRVANCYVSAHPNAGLPNPLAPSGYDDTPENMAGHIKEWAQSGFLNIIGGCCGTSPDFIAAIAKTVADIAPRKIPRNPVEQRLSGLEPFNIGEDSLFVNVGERANVTGSAVFKRLILEGQFDKALDVCREQVENGAQIIDVNMDEAMLDGKAAMIHYLNLIASEPDICKVPVMIDSSKWEIIEAGLKCIQGKGIVNSISLKEGKEQFVHHAKLIRQYGAAAVVMAFDEKGQADTFARKTEICKNSYDILVKEVGFPPEDIIFDPNIFAVATGIEEHNNYAVDFIEATRWIKQNLPYAKVSGGVSNVSFSFRGNNPVREAIHSVFLYHAIKAGMDMGIVNAAQLAVYDDLPAELRERVEDVVLNRRVDATDRLLEIADQYKGDGAQAKKEDLEWRNLPVGKRIEHAMIKGIDTFVVEDTEEARLSFERPIQVIEGPLMDGMNAVGDLFGAGKMFLPQVVKSARVMKKAVAHLIPFIEAEKAEGASENNGKILMATVKGDVHDIGKNIVGVVLQCNNFEVIDIGVMVPTATILEEAQKHKVDVIGLSGLITPSLEEMSHIAKEMQRLGMTTPVMIGGATTSKAHTAVKIDPHYDHPIVWVKDASRAVGVAQSLISPELRDKFVAELNADYDEVRDNFNKRQKAIEWLTLEQARTNKTDIDWDNYRATTPSFTGTKVFDDYSLAEIASYIDWTPFFHSWELKGSYPNIFDDAEKGDEARKLFADAKAMLKQIISEKWLTAKGIVGLYPANSVGDDIEIYADESRRQVLTTFHNLRQQQQKPEGKANHCLSDYVAPQGHKDYLGAFAVTTGIGCDEKVAEFEAKQDVYNAILLKALADRLAEAFAELMHLRVRQEFWGYETKDCSEHGNGCSCVKPALPKPDAETLDYLIHEKYQGIRPAAGYPACPDHLEKDLIWDLMQVEANTGIWLTEAKAMVPTAAVSGLYYGHPQARYFAVGKINRDQVADYAQRIGRSVEETEQWLAPNLGYNRN, encoded by the coding sequence ATGAGTCAGCTAGAAAAAGCCCTAAAACAACGTATCCTTGTCCTCGACGGTGCCATGGGCACCATGGTGCAGCGCTACAAGCTGACAGAGGCCGATTACCGTGGCAGCCGTTTTGCCGACTGGCCGCAGGATCTGAAGGGCAATAACGACCTGCTGCTGCTGACCAAACCGGAAGTCATCAAGGAAATCCACTGCGACTATCTGGCCGCCGGTGCCGACATCATCGAAACCAACACCTTCGGTGCCAATGCCACCACGCTGCATGCCTATGGTCTGGCATCCTTGAACTACGAACTTAACGTCGCCGGCGCCCGTCTGGCGCGCGAAGCCTGTGACGCCTACACCACCCCGGACAAGCCACGCTTTGTCGCCGGTGTTTTGGGCCCAACGGACAAGACCGCCACCATTTCCCCCGATGTGAATGACCCGGCGGCGCGCAACGTTACGTTTGACCAACTGGTCGCCGACTACAGCGAAGCCACGCGCGGCCTGATGGACGGCGGTGCCGACACCATCCTGATCGAAACCATTTTCGACACGCTGAACGCCAAAGCGGCGATCTTTGCCGTCAAAGCCGTGTTTGCCGAACGCGGCACCAGCCTGCCCATCATGATTTCCGGCACCATTACCGATGCCTCCGGTCGTACCCTGACCGGCCAGGTGACCGAAGCGTTTTACAACTCGCTGGCCCATGCCGAGCCCATTTCCATCGGCCTGAACTGCGCCCTAGGCGCCGAAGAGCTGCGCCAGTACGTAGCAGAAATGTCACGCGTCGCCAATTGCTACGTGTCCGCTCATCCCAATGCCGGTCTGCCCAACCCGCTGGCGCCCAGCGGCTATGACGACACCCCGGAAAACATGGCCGGCCACATCAAGGAATGGGCACAAAGTGGCTTTCTGAACATCATCGGCGGCTGCTGCGGCACCTCGCCCGACTTCATTGCCGCCATTGCCAAAACCGTTGCCGATATCGCGCCGCGCAAAATCCCCCGCAACCCGGTGGAACAGCGCCTGTCCGGTCTGGAGCCGTTCAACATCGGTGAAGACTCCCTGTTTGTGAACGTCGGCGAACGCGCCAACGTCACCGGCTCGGCCGTGTTCAAACGCCTGATTCTGGAAGGCCAGTTCGACAAGGCACTGGACGTCTGTCGCGAACAGGTGGAAAACGGCGCGCAGATCATCGACGTCAACATGGACGAGGCGATGCTGGACGGCAAGGCGGCGATGATTCACTACCTGAACCTGATCGCCTCCGAGCCGGACATCTGCAAAGTGCCAGTGATGATCGACTCCTCCAAGTGGGAAATCATCGAAGCTGGCCTCAAATGCATTCAAGGCAAAGGCATCGTCAACTCGATCTCGCTGAAAGAAGGCAAAGAACAATTCGTGCATCACGCCAAGCTGATTCGCCAATATGGCGCGGCCGCCGTGGTCATGGCCTTCGATGAAAAAGGTCAGGCCGATACCTTTGCGCGCAAAACCGAAATCTGTAAAAACTCCTACGACATTCTGGTCAAGGAAGTAGGCTTCCCGCCGGAAGACATCATCTTCGACCCGAACATTTTTGCCGTGGCCACCGGCATTGAGGAACACAACAACTACGCCGTAGACTTCATCGAAGCCACGCGCTGGATCAAGCAGAACCTGCCCTACGCCAAGGTCAGCGGCGGCGTGTCCAACGTGTCATTCTCGTTCCGTGGCAACAACCCGGTGCGCGAGGCAATTCACTCGGTGTTCCTGTATCACGCCATCAAGGCCGGCATGGACATGGGCATCGTCAATGCCGCGCAATTGGCCGTGTATGACGACCTGCCTGCCGAACTGCGTGAACGCGTCGAAGACGTGGTGCTCAACCGCCGTGTTGATGCCACCGATCGCCTGCTGGAAATCGCCGACCAGTACAAAGGTGACGGCGCCCAGGCGAAAAAAGAAGATCTGGAGTGGCGCAACCTGCCCGTAGGCAAACGCATTGAGCACGCCATGATCAAGGGCATCGACACCTTCGTAGTGGAAGACACCGAAGAAGCGCGCCTATCATTCGAACGCCCCATTCAGGTAATCGAAGGCCCGCTGATGGACGGCATGAACGCCGTGGGCGACCTGTTTGGTGCCGGCAAAATGTTCCTGCCGCAAGTGGTCAAATCCGCGCGCGTCATGAAAAAAGCCGTCGCGCATTTGATCCCATTTATCGAAGCGGAAAAAGCTGAAGGTGCCAGCGAAAACAACGGCAAGATTTTGATGGCCACCGTCAAAGGCGACGTGCACGACATCGGCAAAAACATTGTCGGTGTGGTGCTGCAGTGCAACAACTTCGAAGTGATCGACATCGGCGTCATGGTGCCCACCGCCACCATTCTGGAAGAAGCACAGAAACACAAGGTTGATGTTATCGGCCTGTCCGGCCTGATCACGCCCTCGCTGGAGGAAATGAGCCACATCGCCAAGGAAATGCAGCGCCTGGGCATGACCACGCCGGTGATGATTGGCGGCGCGACCACGTCCAAAGCGCACACCGCGGTGAAAATCGATCCGCACTATGATCACCCCATCGTCTGGGTCAAGGACGCCTCGCGCGCGGTAGGCGTGGCGCAAAGTCTGATTTCACCGGAACTGCGCGACAAGTTTGTCGCCGAGCTCAATGCCGACTACGACGAAGTGCGTGACAACTTCAATAAACGTCAGAAAGCCATCGAATGGCTGACCTTGGAACAGGCACGCACCAACAAAACCGACATCGACTGGGACAACTACCGCGCAACTACGCCAAGTTTCACCGGCACCAAGGTTTTCGACGATTACTCGCTGGCAGAAATCGCCTCCTACATTGACTGGACGCCGTTCTTCCACAGCTGGGAACTGAAAGGCTCCTACCCCAATATTTTTGATGACGCAGAAAAAGGCGACGAGGCGCGCAAGCTGTTCGCCGACGCCAAGGCCATGCTCAAGCAAATCATCAGTGAAAAATGGCTGACCGCCAAGGGCATCGTCGGCCTGTACCCGGCCAACAGCGTGGGCGATGACATTGAAATCTACGCCGACGAATCACGCCGCCAAGTACTGACCACCTTCCATAATCTGCGCCAGCAACAGCAGAAGCCTGAGGGCAAGGCCAACCACTGCCTGAGCGACTACGTTGCGCCCCAAGGTCACAAGGATTATCTGGGCGCCTTCGCTGTCACCACCGGCATTGGCTGCGACGAAAAGGTCGCCGAGTTTGAAGCCAAGCAAGACGTCTACAACGCCATCCTGCTCAAGGCCCTGGCCGATCGTCTGGCCGAAGCCTTTGCCGAATTGATGCACCTGCGCGTGCGTCAGGAATTCTGGGGCTATGAAACCAAAGACTGTTCCGAGCATGGCAACGGCTGCAGCTGCGTGAAGCCTGCGCTGCCCAAGCCGGATGCAGAAACCCTGGATTATCTGATCCACGAAAAATACCAAGGCATCCGCCCGGCCGCCGGCTACCCTGCCTGCCCGGATCACCTGGAAAAAGACCTGATCTGGGATCTGATGCAGGTCGAAGCCAACACCGGCATCTGGCTGACCGAAGCCAAGGCCATGGTGCCCACCGCAGCCGTCAGCGGCCTCTACTACGGTCATCCGCAGGCGCGCTATTTTGCCGTTGGCAAAATCAACCGCGACCAGGTGGCCGACTATGCCCAGCGCATTGGCCGCAGCGTCGAGGAAACCGAGCAGTGGCTGGCGCCCAATCTGGGTTACAACCGCAATTAA
- a CDS encoding sensor domain-containing diguanylate cyclase: MNSQQTLEELQTRIDILQQENQTLRQLLNQQNTFDSSVFSCYNQHITLPFAIRAAGLGLWSMDLQRCAVNWSAELCDILGLERSEFLLRNGNNFTLERFLEYIHPDDRNRVRNEINDCLTKHTMLNSIFRVLHSAGHSKWIHCIGDCGFASDGTPEHMSGFVWDISDHKSNEEQLRTLTITDALTGLYNRRHLTQVLEEELRYCARFRTEVCAVCIDIDHFKNINDNFGHEMGDRFLRALADLMRHTFRNVDSLFRWGGEEFVAILPNANIHDAKHAAERLCTAFHALQIDGARTTLSAGVASSRQLSTPLANYTELLEICDEALYAAKNAGRNRVVAAVRQTETAQI, from the coding sequence ATGAACTCACAGCAAACACTTGAAGAGCTGCAGACACGGATCGACATTCTGCAGCAAGAAAACCAGACTCTACGTCAGCTACTCAATCAGCAAAACACCTTTGATTCAAGCGTGTTCAGCTGCTACAACCAGCACATCACCCTGCCCTTTGCCATCCGCGCCGCCGGCCTGGGACTGTGGTCCATGGATTTGCAGCGCTGCGCCGTCAACTGGTCTGCCGAGCTATGCGACATCCTCGGACTGGAGCGCAGCGAATTTTTGCTCAGAAACGGCAACAACTTTACCCTTGAGCGATTTCTGGAGTACATCCATCCCGATGACCGCAACCGTGTCAGGAACGAGATCAACGACTGCCTGACCAAGCACACCATGCTTAACAGCATCTTCCGCGTACTGCATTCAGCAGGACACAGCAAGTGGATCCACTGCATCGGTGATTGCGGTTTCGCCAGCGATGGCACACCAGAGCACATGAGCGGCTTTGTTTGGGATATCAGCGACCATAAGTCCAACGAAGAACAACTGCGCACCCTGACCATTACTGACGCCCTGACCGGCTTGTACAACCGCCGCCACCTCACCCAGGTGCTCGAAGAAGAATTGCGCTATTGCGCACGATTCCGCACCGAAGTATGCGCCGTTTGCATTGACATTGATCACTTCAAAAACATCAACGACAACTTCGGCCATGAAATGGGCGACCGTTTCCTTCGCGCCCTGGCCGACCTGATGCGCCACACTTTCCGCAATGTGGATTCGCTGTTCCGCTGGGGCGGCGAAGAGTTTGTCGCCATTTTGCCCAATGCCAACATTCACGATGCCAAGCATGCCGCCGAAAGACTCTGCACGGCCTTTCATGCACTCCAGATTGACGGAGCACGCACTACACTCAGTGCTGGCGTCGCCAGTTCGCGCCAACTCTCGACGCCCCTGGCAAACTACACCGAACTGCTGGAAATCTGTGACGAGGCGTTGTACGCGGCCAAAAATGCCGGCCGCAACCGTGTCGTCGCGGCCGTCCGCCAGACCGAGACCGCACAAATATAG
- the pbpG gene encoding D-alanyl-D-alanine endopeptidase has translation MQTKKLSKKLSSLLLMVLVALSLPVLALDDESYITADELRLHLDPGKLHLRSSAAVIYDLRDGQVLFERNADAQRPVASLTKLMTAMVVLDAGLPLDEELIVTRADRDTLRGSRSRLAFGTRLTREDMLLISLVASENRAAAALGRNYPGGIKGFVAAMNQKAKQLGMMHTRFADATGLDDDNVSTARDLVKMVEASQRYPLIREASVTAKSHVTDLRSNWKIEFINTNRLVRQKTWDVEVSKTGYIVPAGHCLVMSAMIADRPVAVVLLNSWGKQSKFGDASRIKNWLLSTEKRVARAHGTLASAG, from the coding sequence ATGCAAACAAAAAAACTATCCAAGAAATTGTCCTCCCTGTTGTTGATGGTGCTCGTCGCCCTTTCGCTGCCAGTGTTGGCGTTGGATGATGAGAGCTACATTACTGCAGATGAACTACGCTTGCATCTTGACCCTGGCAAATTACACCTGCGCTCCTCTGCTGCGGTGATTTACGATTTACGAGACGGCCAAGTTCTGTTTGAGCGCAACGCTGACGCTCAACGTCCTGTGGCCTCGTTGACCAAATTGATGACGGCAATGGTCGTGTTGGACGCCGGGTTGCCGTTGGACGAAGAGTTGATTGTGACCCGTGCGGATCGTGATACCTTGCGTGGTTCACGTTCTCGCCTGGCGTTCGGAACTCGCCTGACACGTGAAGACATGTTGCTGATTTCTCTGGTCGCGAGCGAAAATCGTGCGGCGGCGGCGCTGGGACGCAATTACCCCGGTGGTATCAAGGGATTTGTGGCGGCGATGAACCAGAAAGCCAAGCAGTTGGGGATGATGCATACCCGTTTCGCGGACGCCACCGGGCTGGATGATGACAACGTTTCCACTGCCCGTGACCTAGTGAAAATGGTTGAGGCGTCGCAGCGTTATCCGCTGATTCGTGAGGCGTCAGTGACAGCCAAGAGCCACGTGACGGATTTACGCTCCAACTGGAAGATCGAATTCATTAACACCAATCGTCTGGTCAGACAAAAGACTTGGGACGTGGAAGTTAGCAAGACTGGCTACATCGTTCCCGCCGGCCATTGTTTGGTGATGAGCGCGATGATTGCCGATCGCCCGGTTGCGGTGGTGTTGCTAAATTCCTGGGGTAAGCAGTCTAAGTTTGGCGATGCCAGCCGAATCAAGAATTGGTTGCTGTCCACAGAAAAACGTGTGGCTCGCGCCCACGGTACGCTGGCCAGTGCCGGTTGA